CCCCAAGACCTTGAAGAAGATCTCGCTGTGGGAGCAGTGGCCCGCCGACAGCGGCCATCAGCCCTCCCTCACCGTGCTGGGCCGACTGTCCGAAATTTATCGGTGCAGCGTCGCCGACCTGCTGACCGACCAAGCCGACCACCGTCACCTCGACCAGATGCACCCTGAACGAGAGGTCGCCGGGACTCCACAGGAGGGCGCTGTTGTGGAGCCGCTGGGTACCGTGGAAATCGGCTCTGCTCCCGACCCTTGGGACGACGACATGAAACGGCGCGTCGCACTCCAACTCCTGGCCGCGCTCGGCGCGGGGGCAACCGTCCCGCCGGGCACCATCGAGACGGTCCTCGGAGGCATCGAGGATGCGCTCGGCAATCCAGTAGACCTGGACGAGTGGGAAAGCGTCGTGCACGAGTACGGACAGGCGCTGATCACCCGCCCCGCTGGCGCGCTGATCGCCGACCTGACCTTCGACATCGCCGCCGTCGGCGCCCTGCTCCAGCGAAACCCGACCGGACACGAACGAGCCGGGCTGATGCGCGTCAGTGCCGGGCTGTCCGGACTGCTGGCGATCGACCTGGGCGACGTCGGCAACAAGCGCGCCGCGCGGATCTCATGGGCCACCGCCAAGCGAGCGGCCGATGCCTCCGGGGACGATGATCTGCGGGTGTGGGTGCGCGGACGAGCTGCTGAGGACGCGTGCTGGGCAGCTCGCCCGACCGGGGTGATCGGCGACCTGACCGGCGAGGCGATCAACATCGCCGGACAAACACAGTCTGCGGGGCTGGCCCGCGCCCACGCCGCGCGCGCCTACGCCGCGGCCATCGCGGGAGAAGCCCTCCAGGCCCAGGCGTCGCTCACCGATCTCATGCGAACGTTCGATCATCTACCGCAAGGCGCACAGCAGTCGGTCCTGACCTTCGGGAGGGCTCAACTCGGGTGGGCCGAAGCCTATGTCCGCACCGTCACAGGCGATGACCGTGCTCAGGAGACCGTGGCCCAAACCATCAGCCTCTACCCACCGAACGCGCGTGGGCCGATCTCGAACCTCCGCTTGATGGAAGCGTCCGCGCTGGTCCAGGCGCGAGAAGTCGAGACCGGCCTCCAACATGCCATCACCACCATCCAGGAAGCTCCGGATGCCACGACCGCTGGCAGAACCATCCTCGCCAGGCAGATCCTGCACGCGCTCCCCAGCAGTTCCCGTACCCTTCCAGCCGCGCGAGAACTACGGGAACTGACTGTGGCCACCTGATCGACAGGCCGCCTAGATCCCCACGGTCAGCGGCGGACGAGCGAGTCGTCGCGGGCTCGGCCGGTACCGGGTGAATCAGCAGGCGTCAGCATGGTCGAAGTGCCCACCCTTCGCCTGCTCGATTAGGTGGCGGAACGCGGCCAGGCTCACAGCCAGGTTCGGGCCGGTGGGTTTCTTGCTGTCCCGGATACCGATCGCGTCGGCCGCCCCCGCGACCTCCACGCAGTTCGCGGTGATCGTGTCGCTGCGGGTGCTCTTACGCCAACGAACGGCGGATGGATTCACGTTGGCCTCCTCAGTTCGGCGGCTCCGCCGTCACCGTACGCGGCGCCCCGACCAGCGCCCGACCTGTGGACCGTGCGGACGTTCAAACGGGCCAAGTCCCCGGCCTTCACCTGCCGCACCAAGCCCCCGGAACACATCGCGGTTCACGGCCAGGTTCCGCTCTGGGAGTTCTTGCTGTCGCGAACGCCGATGTTGCCGTCCAGGTTGGCAACTTCCACGCAGCTCTCGCGGCGCATGTTGCTGTCGGACGACTTGCTCCACTCGGTCATCGGTAGATCTCTATGGCGTGTTCGACCAAGCGCGCCTGTTGGCCGCGCATGGGTTTGGCGTCCACTACGGGCTAGGCAGCACTGTCCAGTTCAGCAGATCGGAGATGTGTGGGGACTTTCGCTTGTCGACGACAGTGGTCAAGATTCCAGATAGCCCTCGGACTGCATTCGCTGTCGTCGCAACTGATCGGCAAGGAGCACGTGCTCGATCGGCGGAGGGTCACCCGGCCGGTAGATAGACTCCGGCGCACTCCAGGCGGCATCCCGTCGGCTCGGTAGCATGAGCGCTCCGAGAAGGGCTGCGGGCCATCCGATCAGGGTCGGGCCAGCGATAATGTTGAGAGCTATGACGAGGCCGAGCCTTTCGACCCGTCGGGCCACGGCGATGATGCTGGGCAGCAGGAAGAACGCCACCACGAAAAGGATCATCGCCACCAGAAGCAGGCCGCGCATCGGTTCGCTCATGACGGTCTGTTCTCCTTAGGTGGTGGGGCCAGAGCCTGGTCGTGATCGCCTGGTCTGCTCAGGCGTGGTCTGGCTGGCGGGTGCTCGTCCCTTGCTGCCGTACTTGGTGGTATGAGCGACGGCGTGTTGGGGGGTGTGGGGGTATTCCTCGGTCACCATGGCTGCGGCGCTGGAGGCGCGGGCGCGGGCGGCGTCCTGTTTGAGGGTTTCACGTTCGGACGCGCTCATGCGATGTGGTTGTTCGTTGACGTGGGTGGTTGCGGGGTTGTCGAAGGCGTCGCCGAGGTTGGTGGCCCTGTCTCGTGCGGCGGTGTCGGCGAGGGCGGTCTCGTAGTTGGCGCGGGCGGCTTCGAGGTTGACACCGCGGGTGTGGGCGTCCTCGGCAACGATGGTGGCGATGACGTCGGGTTCCAGGTTGGTGCGCTTCTCCAGCTCTGCTGTGAGTTCTGTCGGTGACCAGGGTTCACGGTTGGTCGCTTCAGCGCCGTCTTGGAGGCGGTTGATGATCTGTCGGCCCTGTTGTTCTGCGAGCCATCGCCGTACCTCCGCGTCGGTGAGGTCGTGAGCGGTCGCCGTCCATTGGACCGCGTTCGGGTCGGCTGGTGGGAGTGCGGCTCGGACGGGCCCAGGATCGCCGACGCGAATGTGGGGGTCTCGGCTGAAGAACGGAGCGGCGTACCACATTGCGCTGGCCGGCGGAAAGCCTTCGTGGCGCAGCCGGTCGTAGTGCATCATGCCGTGTGGGTGCAGGCCCCGGAGACGCTGTTCGCATCGGAGCATGGCTTCTGCGGCCAAGGGATCAGTGGGGGCATAGGGCACGGTTCCTGACCAGACCCTTGCGACCTGTAGAAGGTCCGCCCGGCTCATCCAGTCCGGGTCGAATGCGGGGGCCCAACGGCCCCGTCGAGCCGCCTCGGTGGCTCGACGTTCGGCCAGTCGGCGTGCTTCTTTGTTCGCCTTCCATCGTGCGGCGACCTGCTTGTATT
The DNA window shown above is from Thermomonospora umbrina and carries:
- a CDS encoding XRE family transcriptional regulator, which translates into the protein MSVRQEQAALSRRLRAQGKAWAEIAAVFGERYRVNSRVAMRLAHGMSQKAVADAWCERWPNDPKTLKKISLWEQWPADSGHQPSLTVLGRLSEIYRCSVADLLTDQADHRHLDQMHPEREVAGTPQEGAVVEPLGTVEIGSAPDPWDDDMKRRVALQLLAALGAGATVPPGTIETVLGGIEDALGNPVDLDEWESVVHEYGQALITRPAGALIADLTFDIAAVGALLQRNPTGHERAGLMRVSAGLSGLLAIDLGDVGNKRAARISWATAKRAADASGDDDLRVWVRGRAAEDACWAARPTGVIGDLTGEAINIAGQTQSAGLARAHAARAYAAAIAGEALQAQASLTDLMRTFDHLPQGAQQSVLTFGRAQLGWAEAYVRTVTGDDRAQETVAQTISLYPPNARGPISNLRLMEASALVQAREVETGLQHAITTIQEAPDATTAGRTILARQILHALPSSSRTLPAARELRELTVAT
- a CDS encoding DUF397 domain-containing protein; the encoded protein is MNPSAVRWRKSTRSDTITANCVEVAGAADAIGIRDSKKPTGPNLAVSLAAFRHLIEQAKGGHFDHADAC
- a CDS encoding DUF397 domain-containing protein → MTEWSKSSDSNMRRESCVEVANLDGNIGVRDSKNSQSGTWP
- a CDS encoding superinfection immunity protein; the protein is MSEPMRGLLLVAMILFVVAFFLLPSIIAVARRVERLGLVIALNIIAGPTLIGWPAALLGALMLPSRRDAAWSAPESIYRPGDPPPIEHVLLADQLRRQRMQSEGYLES